From the genome of Sulfurovum sp. NBC37-1, one region includes:
- the mfd gene encoding transcription-repair coupling factor — translation MVYQSNIYEYLENVKEEKLLLCKDDKEALQIRDVAQLLGFDTFVLPDIRVNMGEDLRAYVEDLQLFFAQLSAYHASDRKKILISPVRTVLLPFPKPEFFRNKVLEFGDTVDLNELKDTLYQWGYHFTDIAASRGEVSFRGDIIDIFPIDAEKPYRISLFDDEIESIQHYDEATQKRFEEELDSVEFTPAFLALDKKQYEALRKRVERSRYDTFVKDIDSLGLWHLEDLGQSALEQFPAVWASNLDEELKEIYELGEPLVPRKEFLLPAIPEGSRYRDLEVVDPNKLLEAHKDKKITVIARNESIVRGSELSTFENIEFVYQDGIVNIMGDDRLILSLNKPLKKKRVKKATIILDELKPGDYVVHENHGVGIFKGIEKRDVLGATSEFVVIFYQNEDSLLIPVSSLEVIDRYVAEGGALPVLDRLGKASFKKLKGKVREKLFAIASQIINLSAQRHLKKGIRMKIDREEHTLFMSKAGFLHTEDQERAINDMLDDMSSGRMMDRLLSADVGFGKTEVAMNGMFVAVRNGYQAMMIAPTTLLSSQHYKSLKERFYDYGFKVAKLDRFSTTKEKNAILKGLAEGTIDVVVGTHALLKAKFKNLALVIIDEEHKFGVKQKEALKEMSIDVHLLSMSATPIPRSLNMALSEVKSFSEILTPPTERQGVRTFVKSYDDKVIKEAILREMRRGGQIFYVFNSIAGIDEKKKQLLEILPKLRVAVLHSKISAKETEDEMLKFEDGEYDVLLSTSIVESGIHMPHANTMIVEGADNFGIADLHQLRGRVGRGGREGYCYFMVTDKDRLTENAKKRLIALESHSDLGSGAVLAFHDLEIRGGGNIIGEAQSGHIKQIGYSLYLRMLEDAIKELSGQDKEVAHNIDMKLSIDAYLNEELIEEDRLRLELYRRLSLCETTGEVYEIEAEIADRFGKPDTITRQFIDVMVMKVLAKQQEISKVSSYGENVFIEFREEGKERVVLKSNSKDDDDIIAAAMGYLKGNNI, via the coding sequence ATGGTGTATCAAAGTAATATCTATGAATATTTGGAGAACGTAAAAGAAGAAAAGCTTCTTTTGTGCAAAGACGATAAGGAAGCCTTGCAAATAAGAGATGTAGCACAACTGCTAGGGTTCGATACCTTTGTTCTACCCGATATCAGGGTCAATATGGGTGAAGACCTTCGTGCCTATGTGGAGGACCTTCAGCTCTTTTTTGCACAGCTTTCCGCCTATCATGCTTCCGACAGAAAAAAGATTCTCATCTCGCCAGTCCGGACTGTACTGCTGCCATTTCCAAAACCTGAATTTTTCAGGAATAAAGTCCTGGAATTCGGCGACACGGTCGACCTGAATGAACTGAAAGATACTCTGTATCAGTGGGGATACCACTTTACAGATATTGCTGCAAGCAGAGGTGAGGTTTCTTTTCGGGGGGACATCATCGATATCTTTCCCATCGATGCTGAAAAACCCTACCGTATTTCCCTTTTTGATGATGAAATAGAGTCAATACAGCATTATGACGAAGCGACACAGAAGCGTTTCGAAGAGGAGTTGGACAGTGTAGAATTTACGCCGGCTTTCCTTGCGCTTGACAAGAAGCAGTATGAGGCCCTTAGAAAAAGAGTAGAGCGAAGCCGTTATGATACTTTCGTCAAAGATATAGATTCTCTTGGATTGTGGCATCTTGAAGATCTCGGTCAAAGTGCACTCGAACAGTTCCCTGCCGTTTGGGCAAGCAATCTGGATGAGGAACTTAAAGAGATCTACGAACTGGGTGAACCGCTGGTACCAAGAAAGGAATTCCTGCTCCCTGCCATTCCCGAAGGCAGCCGCTACCGTGACCTTGAAGTCGTCGATCCTAACAAACTGCTTGAGGCCCACAAAGACAAAAAGATCACCGTCATCGCCCGTAACGAGAGTATCGTCCGAGGCTCTGAGCTGAGCACTTTTGAGAATATCGAGTTTGTCTACCAGGACGGTATTGTCAATATCATGGGGGATGACAGGCTCATCCTCTCCCTGAACAAACCGCTCAAGAAGAAACGGGTCAAGAAAGCGACGATCATCCTTGATGAACTCAAGCCCGGTGACTATGTGGTACATGAGAACCACGGTGTGGGTATCTTCAAAGGGATAGAAAAGCGTGATGTTCTTGGGGCGACCAGTGAATTTGTGGTGATCTTTTATCAGAACGAGGATTCTCTGCTCATCCCGGTCTCCTCTCTTGAAGTGATCGACCGCTATGTGGCAGAGGGCGGGGCTCTGCCTGTTCTGGACAGGCTCGGCAAGGCAAGTTTTAAAAAGCTCAAAGGCAAGGTCAGGGAGAAACTTTTTGCCATCGCTTCCCAGATCATCAATCTCTCTGCCCAGAGGCACCTGAAAAAAGGTATCAGGATGAAGATCGACAGAGAGGAGCATACGCTTTTCATGTCCAAAGCCGGGTTCCTGCATACCGAAGATCAGGAAAGGGCGATCAACGATATGCTCGATGATATGAGTTCGGGCCGGATGATGGACCGTCTGCTCTCTGCCGATGTGGGCTTTGGAAAGACCGAAGTGGCGATGAACGGGATGTTCGTTGCCGTCAGGAACGGTTATCAGGCCATGATGATCGCACCGACCACACTGCTGAGTTCCCAACACTACAAAAGCCTCAAGGAACGTTTTTACGATTACGGCTTCAAAGTGGCCAAACTGGACCGTTTTTCTACGACCAAAGAGAAAAATGCCATCCTGAAGGGACTGGCGGAAGGGACTATCGATGTGGTAGTGGGTACCCATGCACTACTCAAGGCAAAGTTCAAGAACCTTGCTCTGGTAATCATAGACGAAGAGCACAAGTTCGGTGTAAAACAGAAAGAGGCACTCAAAGAGATGAGTATCGATGTGCATCTGCTCTCGATGTCTGCCACACCTATACCGCGCTCGTTGAACATGGCGCTTTCAGAGGTCAAGAGCTTTTCTGAAATACTTACACCTCCGACAGAACGCCAGGGCGTCCGTACTTTTGTGAAGAGTTATGACGACAAAGTGATCAAAGAGGCCATTCTGAGGGAGATGCGGCGCGGTGGGCAGATCTTCTATGTCTTCAACTCCATTGCCGGGATAGACGAGAAAAAGAAACAGTTGCTTGAAATTCTGCCTAAGCTTCGTGTTGCCGTACTGCACTCAAAGATCTCCGCCAAAGAGACGGAAGATGAGATGCTGAAGTTCGAGGATGGAGAGTATGATGTACTGCTCTCCACCTCCATCGTCGAGTCAGGCATCCATATGCCACATGCCAACACGATGATCGTCGAAGGGGCGGACAATTTCGGTATCGCCGACCTGCATCAGCTCAGAGGCCGTGTCGGACGGGGCGGAAGGGAAGGGTACTGCTACTTCATGGTAACGGACAAGGACAGATTGACCGAGAATGCCAAAAAGCGCCTCATTGCGCTGGAATCGCACTCCGATCTCGGTTCGGGTGCCGTGCTGGCTTTCCATGACCTCGAGATTCGTGGTGGTGGTAACATTATCGGGGAAGCACAGAGCGGACACATCAAGCAGATCGGTTATTCGCTCTACCTGCGTATGCTTGAAGATGCCATCAAAGAATTGAGCGGACAGGACAAAGAGGTGGCGCACAATATCGATATGAAACTTTCGATTGATGCCTACCTGAACGAAGAGCTCATCGAGGAGGACAGGCTGCGTTTGGAGCTCTATCGGAGACTTTCGCTTTGCGAAACGACGGGAGAAGTTTATGAGATAGAAGCCGAGATCGCAGACAGATTTGGTAAACCGGATACTATTACAAGACAGTTCATCGATGTCATGGTGATGAAGGTACTGGCAAAACAGCAAGAAATCTCCAAAGTTTCTTCTTATGGTGAAAATGTGTTCATCGAATTCAGAGAAGAGGGGAAAGAACGTGTGGTGTTGAAATCAAACTCAAAAGACGATGATGATATCATTGCTGCAGCGATGGGGTATCTAAAGGGAAATAATATTTAG
- a CDS encoding bifunctional folylpolyglutamate synthase/dihydrofolate synthase, producing MKDLTFAEFLDKKPLYYKEIDHERVHVAYRMLKPHIDRPKTVHVVGTNGKGSTGRMISHLAYQGAGLSVGHFSSPHILKFNERIWMNGSDASDEVLEAAHQKLFAILGEKMSHALSYFEYTTLLAFVVFENCDLMVLEAGLGGEFDATNVCDKELSVITPIGIDHQVFLGDSIEEIAATKIRSIQSGAKVLIAPQPYEEVVEVAAQIAEKKGVEFFLSEQKAETREQLEYVALEKSWGSYLVDNAMVALQALDILNIPYDIEALGTLELFGRFYPLTKNIRIDVGHNPLAAKAIVGAMEPDTVLIYNSLDDKDYEEVLRTLKPKVKRVEIIRIDSQRATTVKDIEAALEKVGLPYSDFQNSMEDDQHYLVFGSFYTVEAFLKKLKIKN from the coding sequence GTGAAGGATTTGACATTTGCGGAATTTTTAGACAAAAAGCCGCTTTATTACAAAGAGATTGACCATGAGCGGGTACATGTCGCCTATAGGATGCTCAAGCCGCATATCGACCGACCAAAGACAGTGCATGTTGTCGGAACGAATGGCAAAGGATCGACGGGACGCATGATCAGTCACCTCGCTTACCAGGGAGCAGGTTTGTCTGTTGGCCATTTCTCCTCTCCGCATATTCTGAAATTCAATGAGCGTATCTGGATGAATGGCAGTGATGCCTCTGATGAGGTTCTGGAAGCGGCGCATCAAAAGCTTTTTGCTATTTTGGGTGAAAAGATGAGTCATGCACTGAGTTATTTCGAGTATACCACTCTGTTGGCATTCGTTGTATTTGAGAATTGTGACCTGATGGTATTGGAAGCGGGTCTTGGCGGAGAATTTGATGCGACTAACGTCTGTGACAAGGAGCTGAGTGTCATTACTCCAATTGGGATCGATCATCAGGTTTTTTTGGGAGATTCCATAGAAGAGATTGCTGCAACTAAAATACGCAGTATCCAGTCCGGTGCTAAAGTACTGATCGCTCCACAGCCTTATGAAGAGGTAGTGGAGGTGGCAGCACAGATCGCAGAGAAGAAAGGAGTGGAGTTTTTTCTTAGTGAGCAGAAAGCAGAGACCAGGGAGCAGTTAGAGTATGTTGCCTTGGAAAAATCTTGGGGCAGTTATCTTGTGGATAATGCAATGGTGGCGTTGCAAGCACTGGATATTCTGAATATTCCATATGATATAGAAGCGCTTGGAACATTGGAACTTTTCGGGCGTTTCTATCCTTTAACGAAGAATATCCGTATCGATGTTGGACATAATCCTTTGGCGGCAAAGGCGATCGTCGGAGCGATGGAGCCGGATACGGTGCTTATCTACAACTCTTTGGATGATAAGGACTATGAAGAGGTTTTGAGAACATTGAAACCCAAGGTTAAACGGGTAGAGATTATCAGGATCGATTCCCAAAGAGCGACAACCGTAAAGGATATTGAAGCTGCATTGGAGAAAGTTGGTTTACCGTACAGTGATTTTCAAAATAGCATGGAGGATGATCAGCATTATCTGGTGTTTGGTTCTTTTTATACGGTGGAAGCATTCTTGAAAAAATTAAAAATTAAAAATTAA
- the leuS gene encoding leucine--tRNA ligase, whose product MSYNPNEIEAKWQKKWDEEQAFEPSDSHEQKKKYILSMFPFPSGRLHMGHVRNYAIGDAFARYYRKQNFNVLHPIGWDAFGMPAENAAIKHGRHPKEWTYSNIDYMRKELNTLGLSFSKTREFATCDPLYTKHEQKFIIEMFEKGLLYRESTTVNWCESCHTVLANEQVEEGCCWRCDNEVELKEMPGYYLDIIKYADELLDDLAQLEGKWPSQVIAMQRNWIGKSQGLEFTFKLSKESKAKLGGKFDGYKVFTTRPDTIYGVTYSALAAEHPITKYLVEHGLLDAEVAEKITAISNMTEVERAQEGKEGYPLGISVIHPLTGEEIPVWTANFVLASYGGGAVMAVPAHDERDFEFATKYDLPIKRVIQGGDELPYTGTGNLMDSGRFSCVGSEEAKIAITNIMEEEGKGKGTTNYKLRNWGVSRQRYWGAPIPFVHCPNCGLVPEKKENLPVALPDDVEITGEGNPLENHPTWKHCSCPKCGADAIRETDTLDTFVQSSWYQFRYATNPKKWEEVGIDKDDANYWLGVDQYIGGIEHAILHLLYARFFTKVLRDLGHHDIDEPFTRLLTQGMVLMDGAKMSKSKGNTVDPDALVEKYGADTARLFILFAAPPQKELEWNDSAVEGAFRFIKKLYDRKSKVTGNMLIDIDHSGLSKESKLARVKVYEALQKSTDVYESTFAFNTLIAACMEALNALDKQDNGDVWAEGMYIMLNLLEPIIPHVTAELSEQLFNRENLAAVLEVKEEVFIQDSILYVVMIGGKKRTEIEVSPGASNEEILAAAKEAGDKWLQGMQVVKEIVVPNKLVNLAVKPA is encoded by the coding sequence ATGAGTTACAATCCAAATGAGATTGAAGCCAAATGGCAGAAAAAATGGGATGAGGAACAGGCCTTCGAGCCGTCGGATTCGCATGAGCAGAAGAAAAAGTATATCCTGAGTATGTTCCCGTTCCCCAGCGGCCGTCTGCATATGGGGCATGTGAGAAACTATGCCATTGGCGATGCCTTTGCACGCTATTACAGAAAACAGAACTTCAATGTCCTGCATCCCATTGGCTGGGATGCCTTCGGTATGCCTGCCGAGAATGCGGCGATCAAGCATGGACGCCATCCCAAAGAATGGACCTACAGCAATATCGACTATATGCGCAAAGAGCTGAATACCCTGGGACTCTCTTTCTCCAAAACACGTGAGTTCGCTACCTGTGATCCGCTCTATACCAAACATGAGCAGAAGTTCATTATCGAAATGTTCGAGAAGGGGCTGCTTTACCGCGAATCGACCACGGTGAACTGGTGTGAAAGCTGTCATACGGTCCTGGCGAACGAGCAGGTCGAAGAGGGGTGCTGCTGGCGCTGCGACAATGAAGTAGAGCTTAAAGAGATGCCGGGGTATTATCTGGACATCATCAAGTATGCCGATGAGCTGCTGGATGATCTCGCACAGCTTGAAGGCAAATGGCCTTCACAGGTCATCGCGATGCAGCGTAACTGGATAGGGAAGTCACAGGGACTGGAATTCACGTTTAAACTGAGCAAAGAAAGCAAAGCCAAACTCGGAGGCAAATTCGACGGATACAAAGTGTTCACTACACGTCCCGATACGATCTACGGTGTGACCTATTCGGCATTGGCAGCAGAGCATCCCATTACCAAATACCTGGTGGAACATGGTTTGCTGGATGCCGAGGTAGCGGAGAAGATTACGGCAATCAGCAATATGACCGAAGTGGAGCGTGCGCAGGAGGGCAAAGAAGGCTATCCTTTGGGGATTAGTGTGATCCATCCCCTGACGGGAGAAGAGATACCGGTATGGACAGCGAACTTTGTACTGGCCTCCTACGGCGGTGGAGCGGTCATGGCCGTTCCGGCGCATGACGAGCGTGACTTCGAATTCGCTACCAAATATGATCTTCCCATCAAGCGTGTTATTCAGGGGGGTGATGAATTGCCATATACTGGAACAGGTAACCTGATGGACAGTGGCCGTTTCTCCTGTGTTGGCAGTGAAGAAGCGAAGATTGCGATCACCAATATCATGGAAGAGGAAGGCAAAGGAAAGGGTACGACCAACTACAAACTCAGGAACTGGGGTGTGAGCCGACAGCGCTACTGGGGTGCGCCTATTCCTTTCGTGCATTGTCCCAACTGCGGACTGGTACCCGAAAAGAAAGAGAACCTTCCTGTCGCCCTGCCTGACGATGTAGAGATCACCGGAGAAGGGAACCCGCTGGAGAACCATCCGACATGGAAACACTGCTCCTGTCCGAAATGCGGTGCCGATGCGATACGCGAGACCGATACGCTTGACACTTTCGTACAATCAAGCTGGTATCAGTTCCGTTATGCGACCAACCCGAAGAAGTGGGAAGAGGTAGGCATAGACAAAGACGATGCAAACTATTGGCTGGGAGTGGACCAGTACATCGGGGGTATCGAACATGCGATCCTGCACCTGCTCTATGCACGTTTCTTTACCAAAGTACTTCGTGATCTCGGCCATCATGACATTGATGAGCCGTTCACAAGACTCCTGACGCAGGGGATGGTACTGATGGATGGTGCGAAGATGAGCAAGTCCAAAGGCAATACGGTTGACCCGGATGCCCTTGTAGAGAAGTACGGTGCCGATACGGCAAGACTCTTCATCCTCTTTGCCGCACCGCCGCAAAAAGAGCTGGAGTGGAATGACTCCGCAGTAGAAGGTGCGTTCAGGTTCATCAAGAAGCTTTATGACAGAAAAAGCAAAGTAACAGGCAACATGCTGATAGACATCGACCACAGCGGGCTATCCAAAGAGAGTAAACTGGCACGTGTCAAAGTCTATGAGGCTCTGCAGAAATCAACGGATGTCTATGAGAGTACCTTTGCGTTCAATACCCTGATCGCAGCCTGTATGGAAGCACTCAATGCTTTGGACAAGCAGGACAACGGCGATGTCTGGGCAGAGGGAATGTACATCATGCTCAATCTGCTCGAACCGATCATCCCGCATGTGACTGCAGAATTGAGTGAACAACTTTTCAACAGAGAGAATCTTGCTGCCGTACTCGAAGTCAAAGAGGAGGTCTTTATACAGGACAGTATTCTTTACGTTGTTATGATCGGTGGCAAGAAACGGACCGAAATAGAGGTCAGCCCAGGTGCATCAAACGAGGAGATACTGGCTGCTGCCAAAGAGGCTGGAGACAAGTGGCTACAGGGTATGCAGGTCGTAAAAGAGATCGTCGTACCCAATAAATTGGTGAATTTGGCAGTTAAGCCAGCGTAA
- a CDS encoding KPN_02809 family neutral zinc metallopeptidase, giving the protein MRMDDEQESRNVDDRRASTGRGGRMDMRTMLMLWPLIRPLLRSKLGLLIIGVGVAAYLMGYNPLALVGIGGHSAQPVNKAEDEKRAVFIKKVLKSTEDVWSQILPKYGLRYTEPVMVLYRGYTQSGCGGAQSQMGPFYCPRDKKVYLDLGFFDELAKRHNAPGDFAQAYVLAHEIGHHVQDLQGTLDKVQRMKQSWGGNSKKANALQVRVELQADCYAGIWGHYAQKKFHMLEPGDIDEALNAASAIGDDRLQREATGRVRPDAFTHGSSKQRVEWFKRGFESGDLRQCDTFR; this is encoded by the coding sequence ATGAGAATGGATGATGAGCAAGAGAGCCGTAATGTAGACGACAGGCGTGCCAGTACCGGTAGGGGTGGACGGATGGACATGCGTACGATGCTGATGCTCTGGCCGCTTATCCGGCCGTTGCTGCGTTCGAAGCTGGGACTGTTGATCATCGGAGTGGGTGTGGCGGCCTATCTGATGGGCTATAATCCGCTGGCGCTGGTAGGCATAGGCGGCCATTCTGCCCAGCCGGTCAACAAGGCCGAGGATGAAAAACGGGCAGTGTTCATCAAAAAAGTGCTGAAAAGTACGGAAGATGTCTGGAGTCAGATCCTGCCAAAATACGGACTGCGCTACACAGAACCGGTGATGGTCCTGTATCGCGGCTATACGCAAAGTGGCTGCGGCGGGGCACAGTCACAGATGGGTCCTTTCTATTGTCCAAGAGACAAGAAGGTCTATCTGGACCTCGGTTTTTTCGATGAGTTGGCGAAACGGCACAATGCACCGGGAGATTTTGCACAGGCTTATGTACTGGCACATGAGATAGGCCACCATGTACAGGACCTTCAGGGTACACTTGACAAGGTACAGCGTATGAAACAGAGTTGGGGCGGCAACAGCAAAAAAGCCAATGCGCTGCAGGTACGGGTGGAACTGCAGGCGGACTGCTATGCCGGTATCTGGGGGCACTACGCCCAGAAAAAATTCCATATGCTTGAGCCTGGAGATATAGATGAAGCCCTCAATGCGGCAAGTGCCATAGGTGATGACAGGTTGCAGAGAGAAGCGACCGGGCGTGTGCGCCCCGATGCCTTTACCCATGGTTCTTCGAAACAGAGGGTAGAGTGGTTCAAGCGTGGATTTGAATCCGGTGATCTTCGACAGTGTGATACGTTTCGATAA
- a CDS encoding DNA polymerase III subunit gamma/tau: protein MSLALARKYRPATFDDLIGQDSVSQTLSLALDGNRLSHAYLFSGLRGSGKTSTARIFAKALLCEQGTTSHPCGTCTHCVMAAENRHMDIIEMDAASNRGIDDIKDLIEHTKYKPSSARYKIFIIDEVHMLTTQAFNALLKTLEEPPDFVKFILATTDPLKLPATILSRTQHFRFKKIPQNLVLSHLEHIMNLEKIEYEKEALEIIARSGAGSLRDSLTLLDQAIVYSKNFVDVGTVTGMLGIIEPSLLEALLGNIVKKDTTKILEFIKLASDYEAEMILDELTLYLKELLLTGSGKLNPMIIERFFRVIAESKSLLALGSDGEFVLSLALFKMMEALEIKDIDTMIRGLEKELKGVEVSEIMVSTPVPDLSTPSEVITITEEDILTPSQTESVQRSAFSAEKEEETTEPLPKTSPENTIKEQNRPEETVGRGAPTPTMKPDKQTVSEETTEQEQKSPETPVTEAPKAKEETQITAAPSLNAQRSTLNTDKFKELVSKIYDRNYELGSCFERNIEFESFSDNKLTWNSTAEGDDKKMLINNWGLINMFVKDLFGFETKIVNIAKKKTITTSNEEVADSNERPDSQKISSLSAQHSTLNAESPKQIHNDANSGSMIEELEMKSSCIAPDAGETEAAKEKDPSTLLEEPMVKAAMELLNPKKVRIKKNV from the coding sequence GTGTCATTAGCCTTAGCAAGAAAATACCGTCCTGCCACTTTCGATGACCTTATCGGGCAGGATTCCGTCTCGCAGACACTCTCTCTTGCGCTTGACGGGAACAGACTCTCCCATGCCTACCTCTTCTCCGGTCTCAGAGGAAGCGGCAAGACTTCCACGGCCCGTATTTTTGCAAAAGCGCTGCTTTGCGAACAGGGAACGACCTCCCACCCCTGCGGTACCTGCACCCACTGTGTCATGGCAGCGGAGAACCGCCATATGGATATTATAGAAATGGATGCCGCATCCAACAGGGGGATCGACGACATCAAAGATCTCATCGAGCATACCAAGTACAAACCGAGTTCGGCACGATACAAGATCTTCATTATCGATGAAGTCCATATGCTGACCACACAGGCCTTTAACGCTTTGCTCAAAACACTGGAAGAACCACCCGATTTCGTCAAGTTCATTCTGGCAACGACCGATCCGCTGAAACTGCCTGCGACCATTCTTTCACGTACACAGCATTTCAGATTCAAAAAGATCCCGCAGAACCTTGTGCTGAGCCATCTTGAGCACATTATGAACCTTGAAAAGATAGAGTATGAGAAAGAGGCACTTGAGATCATTGCCCGTTCGGGTGCGGGAAGCCTGAGAGACTCCCTTACCCTGCTTGACCAGGCCATCGTCTACTCCAAAAATTTTGTGGATGTCGGTACGGTCACCGGTATGCTCGGGATCATCGAACCCAGCCTGCTTGAGGCACTTCTTGGTAATATTGTAAAAAAGGATACTACGAAGATACTCGAGTTTATTAAGCTAGCATCGGACTATGAAGCGGAGATGATCCTCGATGAACTGACCCTCTATCTCAAGGAACTCCTGCTTACGGGAAGCGGCAAGCTAAATCCAATGATCATTGAGCGTTTTTTCCGTGTCATTGCCGAGTCAAAAAGCCTGCTCGCGTTGGGAAGTGACGGAGAGTTCGTACTCTCACTGGCGCTCTTTAAAATGATGGAAGCCCTTGAGATCAAAGATATCGACACGATGATCCGCGGTCTCGAGAAAGAGCTTAAAGGTGTTGAAGTAAGCGAAATCATGGTCTCCACACCGGTTCCGGACCTTTCCACACCCTCAGAAGTCATTACCATCACCGAAGAGGATATATTAACTCCGTCACAGACGGAGAGCGTTCAGCGTTCAGCGTTCAGCGCTGAAAAGGAAGAAGAAACAACTGAACCATTACCAAAAACTTCTCCTGAAAATACAATAAAAGAACAAAACAGACCGGAAGAAACCGTAGGTCGGGGTGCCCCCACTCCTACGATGAAACCAGATAAACAAACAGTATCTGAAGAAACTACTGAACAGGAACAAAAATCTCCGGAGACACCAGTCACGGAAGCACCAAAGGCAAAAGAAGAAACCCAAATAACAGCTGCACCCTCCCTCAACGCTCAACGCTCAACGCTAAACACTGACAAGTTCAAAGAACTTGTTTCAAAGATCTATGATAGAAACTATGAACTGGGAAGCTGCTTTGAGCGAAACATCGAATTTGAAAGTTTTTCCGACAATAAACTAACATGGAACTCCACCGCAGAAGGTGACGACAAAAAGATGCTCATCAACAACTGGGGCCTCATCAACATGTTCGTCAAAGACCTTTTCGGCTTTGAGACCAAAATAGTCAATATCGCTAAAAAAAAAACGATAACAACGAGCAATGAAGAGGTAGCAGATAGCAACGAAAGGCCTGATTCACAAAAAATTTCTTCCCTAAGCGCTCAACACTCAACACTCAATGCCGAATCACCTAAACAGATCCATAACGATGCAAACAGCGGTTCCATGATCGAAGAGTTGGAGATGAAAAGTTCCTGTATCGCTCCCGATGCCGGGGAAACGGAAGCAGCCAAAGAGAAAGATCCTTCAACACTGCTGGAAGAACCTATGGTCAAGGCAGCCATGGAACTTTTGAACCCCAAGAAGGTCAGAATAAAGAAAAATGTATAA
- a CDS encoding TIGR00282 family metallophosphoesterase, protein MKIGFIGDVVGKPGRLMIKRHLRRLQQEHFIDFTIANYENASHGFGLTQKNCDELLGYGIDMMSGGNHSFDKKEILNLFGDYPLIRPVNYPRETPGEGLFRTTLLGRELAVINLMGYYTMPMVDNPFTMIKGIVEELKAEGARHIIIDMHAEASSEKQALLHMLKEDVSAILGTHTHVATDDLHIAEGCCYVTDVGLTGCRDGVIGMDTEVPIKRFLTGLGGHFDVPDKCKAIFQMVVFELDENGRCIDAEKIKIYDDRPKIVTKAWQES, encoded by the coding sequence TTGAAAATCGGATTTATAGGGGATGTGGTCGGTAAGCCCGGTCGGTTAATGATCAAGCGGCATCTCAGGCGTCTGCAGCAGGAACACTTCATCGATTTTACCATCGCCAATTATGAGAACGCTTCGCACGGTTTCGGGCTGACGCAGAAGAACTGTGATGAACTGCTGGGATACGGTATCGATATGATGAGCGGGGGGAATCACAGTTTTGATAAAAAAGAGATCCTGAATCTTTTTGGGGACTATCCGCTTATCCGTCCCGTGAACTATCCCAGAGAGACACCGGGTGAAGGTCTTTTTAGAACAACACTGTTGGGTAGGGAATTGGCCGTGATCAACCTGATGGGATATTATACGATGCCTATGGTGGACAATCCTTTTACGATGATCAAAGGTATCGTTGAAGAACTGAAGGCAGAGGGTGCCCGGCATATCATTATCGATATGCATGCCGAAGCTTCCAGTGAAAAACAGGCACTGCTTCATATGCTTAAAGAGGATGTTTCTGCCATCTTGGGGACACATACCCATGTGGCGACGGATGATCTGCATATTGCGGAAGGCTGCTGTTATGTGACTGATGTAGGCCTGACAGGTTGTAGGGATGGGGTGATTGGTATGGATACAGAAGTTCCTATAAAACGCTTTTTAACCGGTCTTGGCGGACATTTTGATGTACCGGACAAGTGTAAAGCGATCTTTCAGATGGTCGTTTTTGAGTTGGATGAGAATGGCAGGTGTATTGATGCGGAGAAGATCAAGATCTATGACGACAGACCCAAGATCGTGACCAAGGCCTGGCAGGAATCTTAG